A region of Paenibacillus sp. JNUCC-31 DNA encodes the following proteins:
- a CDS encoding glycosyltransferase has protein sequence MNPRVSIVIPFYNCPYVPQAIQSAMNQTYPDVEIIIVNDGSTRHAELLHPYLPYINVLGKSNGGTASALNHGIRHASGDYIAWLSSDDFLYPDKIRHQVEFMQRENVLISHTNFHYINEHSAVTKLNGGAEPMAEPDWLRLFVNGNPVNGCTVMIRRDLFSAVGLFDELLPYTHDLDLWMRILLNGHRFPYLNEALTAYRWHGGMGSVRHADTIGREASMVWSRYRAPLLQRIAAMGG, from the coding sequence ATGAATCCCAGAGTATCCATTGTCATTCCGTTTTACAATTGTCCCTATGTGCCTCAAGCCATTCAAAGTGCAATGAACCAGACGTATCCCGATGTGGAGATCATTATCGTCAACGATGGCTCGACCCGGCATGCCGAACTGCTCCACCCTTACCTTCCCTACATTAATGTACTTGGCAAAAGCAATGGCGGCACAGCCTCGGCTCTGAATCACGGCATCCGCCATGCCTCGGGGGACTATATCGCGTGGCTGAGTTCGGATGATTTCCTTTATCCCGACAAGATTCGTCATCAGGTTGAATTTATGCAGCGGGAGAATGTGCTCATCTCACATACCAACTTTCATTACATTAATGAGCACTCTGCGGTAACCAAGTTGAACGGAGGGGCAGAACCAATGGCCGAACCCGATTGGCTGCGCCTTTTCGTAAACGGTAATCCGGTGAACGGCTGTACTGTGATGATCCGCAGGGATCTGTTCAGTGCGGTCGGTCTGTTCGATGAACTGCTACCGTATACGCATGATCTGGACCTATGGATGCGTATTCTGCTGAACGGACATCGTTTTCCATATCTGAACGAAGCGCTTACGGCATATCGATGGCACGGGGGAATGGGGTCTGTACGCCATGCGGATACGATCGGCCGGGAGGCCTCCATGGTATGGTCCCGATATCGTGCACCCCTATTACAGCGTATTGCAGCCATGGGAGGATAA
- a CDS encoding NAD-dependent epimerase/dehydratase family protein — translation MDGAELTGKKVLITGASGFTGRHAVAYFRAAGAVVVAVVRRVGVYSFGDGVAVHVCDLNDKQQVRHLIDEVKPDYALHLAGKNSVPDSWSDPLLVLETNVMAVLYLLDALRSCPAARTVIVGSRLKYTPEPGRHPQPPHPYSLSKALEEMVSLSWMSLFGQQIILAEPGNLIGAGPSTGICSLLARHVVACEQEGKTEPFRLSGRDNTRDFLDVRDAVRAYATLLVKGASGTVYPVVSGKERSLGEIADTLLTMTEAEVPVRWDGASSGPDGAGEQEEMSLLRKLGWQPLIPFAQSLQDILSDVRTQEGRSTG, via the coding sequence ATGGATGGAGCAGAGCTGACAGGCAAAAAGGTGCTGATCACAGGTGCGTCCGGTTTTACCGGACGGCATGCGGTCGCATATTTCCGGGCAGCTGGAGCAGTGGTTGTAGCGGTGGTCAGACGAGTCGGTGTGTACTCGTTTGGCGATGGCGTAGCTGTACATGTCTGTGATCTTAATGATAAACAGCAAGTTCGTCATCTGATTGACGAGGTGAAACCGGACTATGCATTACATCTCGCAGGCAAAAATTCGGTGCCGGATTCCTGGTCCGATCCGCTGCTTGTATTGGAGACCAATGTAATGGCTGTCCTGTACCTGCTGGATGCTCTTCGAAGCTGTCCAGCGGCACGGACCGTTATTGTAGGTTCAAGGTTAAAATACACCCCTGAACCCGGACGGCATCCGCAGCCTCCCCACCCGTACAGTCTCAGCAAAGCGCTGGAGGAGATGGTGTCGCTGTCGTGGATGTCCCTCTTTGGACAGCAAATTATACTGGCAGAGCCGGGCAATCTGATCGGGGCAGGTCCCTCGACAGGCATATGTTCGCTGCTGGCACGTCATGTTGTCGCCTGTGAACAGGAAGGCAAGACAGAGCCTTTCCGTCTATCCGGCCGGGATAATACCCGTGATTTTCTGGATGTACGGGATGCGGTTCGGGCTTATGCGACCTTGCTTGTGAAGGGCGCGTCAGGCACCGTTTATCCCGTTGTATCGGGCAAAGAGCGCAGCCTGGGCGAGATAGCGGATACGCTGCTGACCATGACCGAAGCGGAAGTGCCCGTACGCTGGGATGGAGCTTCTTCCGGTCCGGACGGGGCTGGAGAACAGGAGGAGATGTCACTGCTGCGCAAGTTGGGCTGGCAGCCATTGATCCCCTTTGCCCAATCTCTTCAGGACATTCTAAGTGATGTTCGTACCCAGGAGGGGAGGTCAACTGGATGA
- a CDS encoding dTDP-4-dehydrorhamnose reductase family protein: protein MKLLILGGNGMAGHILVDYFRRQGVHSVFYTTRDVSDPRGLLLDVNDSYMVDRLVEAVHPDIIVNVVGVLNSFADEDKITAYHINGFLPHRLRRVADTIGARLIHISTDCVFSGDRGAYRENDITDGTSAYAITKALGEVHDAGHLTIRTSIIGPEIRKGGIGLMHWFMSSTGEVGGYTRVFWNGVTTLELAKWVDHYLSSPVSGLIHLAHPEPISKHDLLLLFQQTWGKQDVVVVPDDSVVQDRTLVSTREDVKTDLPDYSTMLKELALWMEQS from the coding sequence ATGAAGCTCTTGATACTTGGGGGAAACGGAATGGCCGGCCATATTCTGGTCGACTATTTCCGCCGTCAAGGCGTGCATAGTGTCTTCTATACAACCCGGGATGTGTCGGACCCGAGAGGTCTATTGCTGGATGTAAACGACAGCTATATGGTTGACCGGCTGGTAGAAGCGGTGCATCCGGATATTATCGTTAACGTTGTGGGTGTTTTGAACAGCTTTGCAGATGAAGACAAAATTACAGCATATCACATTAACGGATTCCTGCCGCATCGTTTGCGGCGGGTAGCCGACACGATTGGAGCACGTCTGATTCACATCAGTACGGATTGTGTGTTTAGTGGGGACCGGGGGGCGTACCGGGAGAATGATATTACGGATGGAACATCTGCCTATGCGATCACAAAAGCACTGGGTGAAGTCCATGATGCCGGACACCTGACGATTCGCACGTCCATTATTGGGCCTGAAATTCGGAAGGGCGGCATCGGTCTGATGCACTGGTTCATGTCCAGTACAGGTGAAGTTGGCGGATATACACGTGTCTTCTGGAATGGGGTGACCACCCTTGAATTGGCCAAATGGGTAGATCATTATTTGTCGTCCCCGGTTAGCGGTCTGATTCATCTTGCTCACCCCGAACCGATCAGCAAGCATGATCTGCTTCTCCTGTTCCAACAGACATGGGGTAAGCAGGATGTTGTTGTCGTACCGGATGATAGCGTAGTGCAGGATCGTACGCTGGTGTCCACACGTGAGGACGTGAAGACAGACCTTCCGGATTATTCTACAATGCTGAAGGAGCTGGCATTATGGATGGAGCAGAGCTGA
- a CDS encoding polysaccharide biosynthesis protein has protein sequence MFENKRILVTGGTGSWGYELVAQLLPQQPKEIIVYSRNESSQVAMSREFEDPRLHFRIGDIRDKDALTVACQHVDYVFHLAALKHVPVCEDQPYEALKTNVIGTQNVIEAAIENHVEKVIYISTDKAANPSNFYGMTKAIGEKLIVYANLLHSNTRFVTVRGGNVLGTNGSVVHLFKNQIRQKGQVSITDMNMTRFFLTLKDAITLLFKASVESVGGEIFVMTMPTCKIVDLAEVLIEDSGVENVSIVERGTRPGEKIHEILMSEFESMTTVVYDEQYLVILPTLGIPGLKEHYTHCPPVSFSSFSSEHQLMTKEEIREILKRGGFLS, from the coding sequence ATGTTTGAAAATAAGCGTATACTCGTGACTGGCGGTACGGGATCATGGGGTTATGAACTTGTGGCTCAACTGCTGCCCCAGCAGCCCAAGGAGATTATTGTATACTCCCGGAATGAGTCCAGCCAAGTGGCGATGAGCCGTGAATTTGAAGACCCGCGTCTTCATTTTCGCATTGGTGATATTCGAGACAAGGATGCATTAACGGTCGCTTGTCAGCATGTGGATTATGTGTTTCATCTCGCAGCACTCAAGCATGTTCCCGTGTGTGAAGATCAACCCTACGAAGCACTCAAAACCAATGTAATCGGCACACAAAATGTCATCGAGGCTGCGATTGAAAATCATGTGGAAAAAGTCATTTACATCTCGACCGACAAGGCCGCCAATCCATCCAATTTCTACGGCATGACCAAGGCGATCGGTGAGAAGTTGATTGTATATGCCAATCTGCTTCACAGCAATACGCGGTTTGTCACTGTGCGTGGTGGCAATGTACTTGGAACGAACGGCAGTGTCGTGCATTTGTTCAAAAATCAGATTCGTCAGAAAGGTCAAGTCTCCATTACCGACATGAACATGACACGCTTCTTTCTAACCTTGAAAGATGCGATTACCTTGCTATTCAAAGCATCGGTGGAAAGCGTTGGCGGCGAAATTTTTGTCATGACGATGCCGACGTGCAAAATTGTGGATCTCGCTGAAGTGTTGATTGAGGATTCAGGTGTGGAGAATGTATCCATTGTGGAGCGCGGCACCCGACCTGGCGAGAAGATTCATGAAATCCTGATGAGTGAATTTGAGAGTATGACCACGGTAGTCTATGATGAGCAGTATTTGGTTATTCTTCCGACGCTGGGCATACCAGGACTCAAGGAGCATTACACACACTGCCCTCCGGTTTCTTTCAGCAGTTTTAGTTCCGAACATCAGCTGATGACGAAAGAGGAGATTCGTGAAATTTTAAAACGCGGAGGATTCCTGTCATGA
- the wecB gene encoding non-hydrolyzing UDP-N-acetylglucosamine 2-epimerase, which produces MKIMTVLGTRPEIIRLSLIISKLDQYATKHILVHTGQNFTESLSGLFFKEMGLRAPDYILQDEAASLGRQLSSMFTQMEDLLHQEKPDKVLLLGDTNSALCAVLAERMGIPVIHMEAGNRCFDLDVPEEKNRRVIDAISTINMPYTEQSKKHLVSEGVPSRRIVLTGNPIYEVMRHYDTQVSSSKILKKLKLKSGQYFLVTAHRAENVDHPPHLLEIMKGLNQVAEEHAMRVICSIHPRTAIRIAEHLQLEMNPLVEFHEPFGFFDFVMLERHARCALTDSGTVQEECCIMGVPTVTMRRTTERPETVDCGSNVVSGLDAERIAGCVKVMTEMPNEWECPQGYKATDVSSKVVKFLLGGKMHV; this is translated from the coding sequence ATGAAGATCATGACGGTGCTGGGTACGCGACCTGAAATTATACGGCTCAGCCTGATCATTTCCAAACTGGACCAGTACGCGACCAAACATATTCTGGTACACACGGGACAGAACTTCACGGAAAGTCTCAGCGGTCTTTTTTTCAAGGAAATGGGTCTGCGTGCCCCGGATTATATTCTTCAGGACGAAGCGGCCTCACTAGGTCGGCAGTTGTCTTCCATGTTTACGCAAATGGAAGATTTATTGCATCAGGAGAAGCCTGACAAGGTGCTGCTGCTTGGCGATACGAACAGTGCCTTGTGTGCTGTGCTGGCTGAGCGGATGGGCATACCCGTCATTCACATGGAAGCGGGCAATCGCTGTTTTGACCTGGATGTGCCTGAGGAGAAAAATCGCAGGGTCATTGACGCCATTTCCACCATTAATATGCCATACACGGAACAAAGTAAGAAACATCTGGTTAGTGAAGGGGTTCCCAGTCGCCGAATTGTGCTGACAGGCAATCCGATCTATGAAGTGATGCGTCATTACGACACACAAGTGAGTTCCAGCAAAATACTGAAAAAATTGAAGCTGAAGTCCGGGCAATATTTTCTGGTTACGGCCCATAGGGCAGAGAATGTCGACCATCCCCCTCATTTGCTGGAGATTATGAAAGGTTTGAATCAGGTTGCTGAGGAACATGCCATGCGAGTCATATGCAGCATTCACCCTCGAACGGCCATTCGCATTGCCGAGCATCTGCAATTGGAGATGAACCCGCTGGTGGAATTTCACGAGCCATTCGGATTTTTTGATTTTGTCATGTTGGAACGACATGCACGCTGTGCACTCACGGATAGCGGTACCGTCCAGGAGGAGTGCTGCATCATGGGGGTGCCTACGGTCACCATGCGTCGTACAACGGAACGGCCAGAGACGGTGGATTGTGGCAGTAATGTGGTCTCGGGTCTGGATGCGGAGCGTATTGCGGGCTGTGTAAAAGTGATGACCGAAATGCCAAACGAATGGGAATGCCCGCAGGGTTACAAAGCAACAGATGTATCCAGTAAAGTGGTCAAATTTCTGCTTGGAGGGAAAATGCATGTTTGA
- a CDS encoding glycosyltransferase family 4 protein has protein sequence MFACRVRAAMAIKPKLMLFSHVCNTRSITGAEKLLLHFMREMGTIFDCVLVVPQEGKLAGLARRFDIQVKICFLPMLHGVYTPYRGIATDAEQLRHSPSYQEVVSLIRETAPEMVLTNTCVNVMPAVAAKSLQIPVIWKITEIIQANEHTTEAVQMIGRYSDWIIGISETAVTPFKQAGMSDKLTVISPTWDPSLPDPDRWVHLRERKRKELGFKPSQICIGYISSFIYDAKGLKPFIDMALQLCEVHSRCRFWIIGTSADKKYYDECVSRVKKSGYYRRFTFTKFEENVSLAYTAMDIVVIPSMVKEGFGMTALEGLYFAKPVIAFAQGGLKELLESVGSGAFLAPPGETQALVTLATTLLNDPELASDTGWRNRTEAEKLYGIETYRVKLHTMVTQWLMRFPGWFPYIQPPNGPVYAWGEGGLRTVLVLESATVRALLIPLAVFHTLPLSPLPPIVIGHPVHEVTDSSSNGSTRRSRHQRPSHRSRIHGGRKRGTGTGRRKLKTSKKKRVRLGLPSARKRATGKAGRSRARRRLSNRR, from the coding sequence ATGTTCGCATGCAGGGTCCGTGCGGCCATGGCGATTAAACCTAAACTCATGTTGTTTTCACATGTGTGCAACACCCGCAGCATTACGGGGGCGGAGAAGCTGCTGCTTCATTTTATGAGGGAAATGGGTACCATCTTCGATTGTGTACTCGTTGTCCCTCAGGAAGGAAAACTCGCCGGACTTGCGCGGAGATTCGATATTCAGGTCAAAATATGTTTTCTGCCGATGCTTCACGGTGTGTACACACCTTACCGGGGGATCGCAACGGATGCAGAACAGCTTCGCCACTCACCATCCTATCAGGAGGTAGTCTCCCTGATCCGGGAGACTGCGCCTGAAATGGTGTTAACGAATACCTGTGTCAATGTGATGCCAGCTGTAGCAGCGAAGTCTCTGCAAATCCCGGTCATCTGGAAGATTACTGAAATTATTCAGGCGAATGAACATACAACCGAGGCGGTACAGATGATTGGTCGTTACTCGGATTGGATCATAGGCATATCCGAAACGGCGGTAACTCCATTCAAACAAGCTGGCATGAGCGATAAACTCACCGTGATCTCCCCAACCTGGGACCCGTCTTTGCCGGACCCGGACCGATGGGTGCACTTGCGGGAACGCAAACGTAAAGAGCTTGGTTTCAAGCCATCGCAAATCTGTATCGGTTATATCTCTTCTTTTATATATGATGCCAAAGGTCTAAAACCGTTTATCGATATGGCGCTGCAATTGTGTGAGGTCCATTCACGCTGCCGATTCTGGATCATTGGCACATCAGCGGACAAAAAGTACTATGACGAGTGTGTGTCACGGGTGAAAAAGTCAGGTTACTATCGCCGGTTCACCTTTACCAAATTCGAAGAGAACGTATCTCTGGCCTATACGGCCATGGATATCGTTGTCATCCCGAGTATGGTCAAAGAAGGATTTGGAATGACCGCGCTGGAGGGACTTTATTTCGCCAAACCGGTTATCGCTTTTGCTCAAGGCGGACTGAAGGAATTGCTGGAATCCGTAGGCAGTGGTGCATTTCTGGCTCCGCCTGGTGAGACTCAAGCACTGGTCACGCTGGCAACAACCTTGCTGAATGATCCCGAACTGGCCTCCGATACCGGATGGCGTAATCGGACAGAAGCGGAAAAGCTGTACGGTATTGAAACCTACAGGGTAAAGCTGCATACGATGGTGACACAGTGGTTAATGCGTTTTCCCGGATGGTTTCCGTATATTCAGCCTCCGAATGGTCCAGTGTACGCATGGGGTGAGGGGGGATTGCGAACCGTGCTGGTTCTGGAATCGGCTACGGTTCGGGCACTTTTAATTCCACTGGCTGTTTTCCATACGTTGCCGCTTTCACCGTTACCTCCGATTGTGATAGGTCATCCTGTCCACGAAGTAACAGATTCCAGCTCAAATGGCAGTACAAGACGAAGTCGTCACCAGCGACCATCTCATCGCAGTAGGATTCATGGCGGAAGGAAACGAGGGACGGGAACAGGCAGGAGGAAGCTGAAGACAAGCAAAAAGAAGCGTGTGCGCTTGGGGCTACCGTCTGCTCGCAAACGTGCGACTGGCAAAGCAGGACGAAGCCGGGCTCGCCGAAGATTATCCAATAGACGATGA
- a CDS encoding CgeB family protein — translation MSLKHRKTKKSHAPVLSLADQARKNGQHAGYDAGKEEGYLRGRANYIVNCAQEPLPFRQIHVLYVSSGKGFPYSPLDEAIMATLQGMVAQVTLSDPRQPVSEIALQTRPDLVLVLDGMDIPLEHLDAIRQAGIQTAIWLTDDPYYTDMTLETVKHFDHVFTLELNCVDLYRQNGCPSVHYLPFAAFTNHYFPITTPSSLHREVSFIGSAYWNRVYFFNPIMAQLMSHNTVFNGIWWDRLPDYTAYGEKIELGRWMSPQETNDVYNGTKIVINLHRSHEDDSVNNNHVKITPASPNPRTFEIAASATLQLTDARDDLARFYKPGVEIETYSSPQELLDKVEYYISHEKERREIALRGLERTLKDHTYGRRINELLTIIFP, via the coding sequence ATGTCTCTCAAACATCGTAAAACGAAAAAGTCTCATGCGCCAGTGCTCAGCCTGGCTGACCAAGCACGCAAAAACGGGCAACATGCCGGATACGATGCGGGCAAGGAAGAAGGATATCTGCGCGGCCGTGCCAACTATATTGTCAATTGTGCACAGGAGCCATTGCCTTTCCGACAGATCCACGTTCTGTACGTATCTTCAGGTAAAGGATTTCCTTACTCTCCACTGGACGAGGCAATCATGGCTACATTGCAAGGCATGGTTGCTCAGGTGACCCTTTCCGATCCGCGCCAGCCCGTATCTGAAATTGCATTGCAAACCCGGCCAGACCTTGTGCTTGTGTTGGATGGCATGGATATTCCATTGGAGCATCTGGATGCGATTCGGCAAGCAGGCATCCAGACGGCAATCTGGCTTACCGATGATCCGTATTATACGGATATGACACTGGAGACCGTGAAGCATTTCGATCATGTCTTCACCTTGGAACTGAACTGTGTGGATCTGTATCGGCAGAACGGTTGTCCTTCAGTGCACTACCTCCCGTTTGCTGCCTTCACTAACCACTACTTCCCAATTACAACACCCTCATCGCTCCACCGGGAAGTCAGCTTTATCGGCTCGGCTTACTGGAACCGGGTGTATTTCTTTAATCCGATCATGGCCCAGCTGATGTCACACAATACCGTGTTTAATGGTATCTGGTGGGACCGTTTGCCTGACTATACTGCTTATGGTGAAAAGATTGAACTGGGTCGCTGGATGAGTCCACAGGAAACCAATGATGTGTATAACGGCACTAAGATTGTCATTAACCTCCATCGCTCCCACGAAGACGATTCGGTCAACAACAATCATGTTAAGATTACGCCAGCCTCACCGAACCCGAGAACGTTTGAAATTGCGGCTTCCGCTACCCTTCAATTGACCGATGCTCGTGATGACCTGGCACGTTTTTATAAACCGGGTGTGGAGATTGAGACGTACTCATCACCTCAGGAATTGCTCGACAAGGTGGAGTACTATATCTCGCATGAGAAAGAGCGTCGTGAAATTGCTCTGCGCGGACTTGAACGCACATTGAAAGACCACACGTATGGCAGAAGAATCAATGAACTGTTGACCATTATCTTCCCTTAA
- a CDS encoding CgeB family protein, whose translation MKDVAKRRHRPPTEAETAYRGGYAEGRRFGGCQAMMERVEMFEPTVRDMKVLYIPQGFDAIDEGVTVALQQSVRECVVGSPATMLQDASQHRPDLVLVMNGLHVFPPDHLEQVNGIRAMGIRTAVWFVDDPYFTEDTTTICQHYDVVFTHEEAAVPFYTAHGANRVIYMPLAVNPGMYQPRRTAPQHQYDICFIGTGFWNRIALFDELAPFLADKKVFIAGSQWNRLTRFDVLGRFIHEGWIDPGATVDYYNGAKIVINIHRTCENGEDNRNTHHLEGHSINPRTYEISACGTMQITDARQDLTRYYRPGYDIETFTTAAELQRKIKYYLHHEEERQALAWRGLLTTMNQHTFTRRIAQLLEHV comes from the coding sequence GTGAAGGATGTGGCAAAACGACGACACCGACCGCCTACAGAAGCGGAGACGGCATACCGCGGCGGATATGCAGAAGGCCGCAGATTTGGCGGCTGTCAAGCCATGATGGAGCGAGTGGAGATGTTTGAGCCGACCGTGCGGGATATGAAAGTGCTGTATATCCCGCAGGGATTCGATGCCATCGATGAAGGCGTCACTGTGGCACTGCAGCAATCTGTACGTGAGTGTGTTGTCGGATCGCCGGCAACCATGCTGCAGGATGCGAGCCAGCACAGGCCAGACCTGGTATTGGTTATGAATGGACTGCATGTATTTCCTCCCGATCATCTGGAACAGGTAAACGGTATAAGGGCAATGGGTATTCGAACGGCGGTATGGTTTGTGGATGATCCGTATTTTACCGAAGATACGACAACCATCTGTCAGCATTATGATGTCGTGTTCACCCATGAGGAAGCGGCCGTACCCTTCTATACGGCACATGGAGCGAATCGAGTCATTTATATGCCGCTCGCTGTGAATCCGGGGATGTATCAACCAAGGCGTACGGCACCTCAGCATCAGTACGACATTTGTTTTATCGGCACCGGGTTCTGGAACCGCATTGCGCTGTTCGACGAGCTGGCTCCTTTTCTGGCAGACAAAAAAGTGTTTATTGCCGGCAGCCAGTGGAACCGTCTTACACGCTTCGATGTTCTTGGTCGCTTCATTCATGAAGGCTGGATTGATCCCGGAGCAACCGTAGATTATTACAACGGCGCCAAAATCGTCATTAACATTCACCGGACTTGCGAAAATGGAGAGGACAATCGCAATACACATCATCTCGAAGGTCATTCCATTAATCCGCGTACGTATGAGATCAGTGCCTGCGGAACGATGCAGATTACGGATGCGCGCCAAGATCTCACCCGTTATTACCGGCCTGGATATGACATTGAGACCTTTACAACGGCGGCTGAGCTCCAGCGCAAAATCAAGTATTACCTGCACCATGAGGAAGAACGGCAAGCCTTGGCTTGGCGGGGGCTGCTCACCACGATGAACCAGCATACGTTCACCCGTCGTATCGCCCAGCTGTTGGAGCATGTGTAG
- a CDS encoding restriction endonuclease subunit S, producing MSREQSLILMLDAAAKMQWNIALILEAKAVEAEKVRNWALNHLNGEAFLTHGDQVAEPLKMHDQLVEILEGLTRMETGLCNNLKAIMVQDDGEEGGTDSGMFGSMDMGDLGK from the coding sequence ATGAGCAGAGAACAAAGCCTCATCCTGATGTTGGATGCAGCTGCCAAAATGCAGTGGAATATTGCTCTCATTCTGGAGGCTAAGGCGGTTGAAGCTGAGAAAGTAAGGAACTGGGCGCTAAATCATCTGAACGGTGAAGCCTTTCTAACCCATGGCGATCAGGTGGCCGAACCGCTTAAAATGCATGATCAGCTGGTGGAAATACTGGAAGGATTGACCCGGATGGAAACCGGACTGTGCAACAACTTGAAAGCTATCATGGTGCAGGACGATGGTGAAGAGGGCGGAACGGACAGCGGAATGTTTGGCAGTATGGATATGGGGGATCTCGGTAAATGA
- a CDS encoding nucleoside-diphosphate sugar epimerase: MQSKIDEIITHIAHSHQQIARVLDAKRQVAVRMSEIINHLPDIEPELDGVDGLLDSSGQINKSIISYLGGLADLEEAVAETLTQVMREMAGQEEE; encoded by the coding sequence ATGCAGAGCAAAATCGATGAAATCATCACACATATTGCACATTCTCACCAGCAGATTGCACGTGTACTTGATGCCAAACGGCAGGTCGCTGTGCGCATGTCTGAAATCATCAATCATTTGCCGGATATCGAACCGGAGCTGGATGGCGTTGACGGTCTGCTGGATAGCTCGGGACAGATCAACAAAAGCATCATCTCCTATTTGGGAGGCCTTGCAGACCTGGAAGAAGCCGTAGCCGAAACGCTGACCCAAGTGATGCGGGAGATGGCAGGTCAAGAGGAAGAATAA